Proteins encoded within one genomic window of Rhododendron vialii isolate Sample 1 chromosome 1a, ASM3025357v1:
- the LOC131318910 gene encoding uncharacterized protein LOC131318910, translating to MGFMMEKKLFWLQWIVLCSLLLGAVVSSKHHGNPANDIVDIINKNRTSQRLQQLNNSPGLGCIALQFAEECKGNCTTNNTINCHPPEDDFTEVFAPNCGVELPTFGTISGLIVGCQHKYLEPLEAFSQALVRDKKSLSLLSNKTHTEIGVGVIRTHKGSYWCVLFSTSERNTSFVLEDLGQGIKQKKGCFSGTSTPCSSSSSGKRKTSVFFYYIFLVCFLYMLLSQVFYFNVL from the exons ATGGGTTTCATGATGGAGAAGAAGCTCTTCTGGTTACAGTGGATTGTTCTTTGCAGTTTATTGCTTGGAGCTGTTGTTTCCTCAAAGCACCATG GAAACCCTGCAAATGATATAGTCGACATTATCAACAAAAACCGAACATCCCAAAGGCTTCAGCAACTCAACAACAGTCCTGGTCTTGGGTGCATTGCCTTGCAATTTGCAGAGGAATGCAAGGGGAACTGCACGACCAACAACACCATAAACTGCCACCCACCAGAAGATGATTTCACTGAAGTTTTTGCTCCCAATTGCGGTGTAGAATTACCCACTTTCGGCACCATTTCAGGCCTTATCGTTGGGTGTCAACACAAATACCTTGAGCCGTTAGAAGCCTTCTCCCAAGCGCTTGTTCGAGACAAGAAAAGTCTATCTCTGCTAAGTAATAAAACACACACTGAAATTGGAGTAGGGGTGATTAGAACCCATAAAGGGTCTTATTGGTGTGTTTTATTCAGCACTAGTGAAAGAAATACTTCATTTGTCCTTGAAGATTTAGGTCAAGGGATCAAGCAGAAGAAAGGGTGCTTCAGCGGAACCAGTACTCcctgcagcagcagcagcagcggAAAGAGAAAAACCAGCGTGtttttttactatatttttcttgtttgcttTCTTTATATGTTGCTGTCGCAAGTGTTCTACTTCAATGTATTGTGA